The Magnolia sinica isolate HGM2019 chromosome 9, MsV1, whole genome shotgun sequence genome contains a region encoding:
- the LOC131255363 gene encoding probable aquaporin PIP1-4: protein MRFDDSTQEADAKLAAGPSIASCQHLSVATRVLAIKGNSYSHEKLGANKFSQRQPIGTAAQSQDKAYEEPPSVTLFEPDFMATFPFLCITILTVMGVKRPPTMCASVGAICGAGAVKGFQKGPYQMLGGGANVVKHGYTKGDGLCAEIVGTFVLVYTVFSATDAKRNARDSHVPILAPLPIELAVFLLQLATLPIIENDINTARSLLAAIIYKKDHAWDDNWIF from the exons ATGAGGTTTGATGATTCTACACAGGAAGCGGATGCAAAGTTAGCTGCAGGGCCTTCTATTGCCAGTTGCCAACACCTGAGTGTAGCAACTCGAGTCTT AGCCATCAAAGGAAATAGCTATAGTCATGAGAAGCTGGGAGCAAACAAGTTCTCACAGAGGCAGCCTATAGGGACAGCAGCACAAAGCCAAGACAAGGCCTACGAGGAGCCACCATCAGTGACCTTGTTTGAGCCTG ATTTCATGGCCACCTTCCCATTCCTCTGCATCACCATCCTCACTGTCATGGGTGTCAAAAGGCCACCTACCATGTGTGCCAGTGTGG GGGCAATCTGTGGGGCTGGTGCGGTGAAAGGATTCCAAAAGGGCCCTTACCAGATGTTGGGTGGGGGAGCCAATGTTGTGAAGCACGGCTACACCAAGGGAGATGGTTTGTGTGCTGAGATTGTGGGCACCTTTGTTCTTGTCTACACTGTCTTTTCTGCCACTGATGCCAAGAGAAATGCTAGAGATTCTCATGTGCCTATCCTTGCACCTCTCCCAATTGAGTTAGCTGTGTTCCTATTGCAGTTGGCCACCCTCCCCATCATTGAAAACGACATCAACACAGCCAGGAGCCTTTTAGCTGCCATCATCTACAAAAAGGACCATGCGTGGGATGACAATTGGATATTCTAG
- the LOC131255365 gene encoding putative disease resistance protein At1g50180: protein MESVVKLVIQKLNDFVTKEADLVFGVHDQIISVRADLEWMRAFLEDVDRVGRENKRFKIWVTQIRDVTYDAEDVIDSYIEQKRREDTSAGLMRCLSSFADFIKDIPAILDVGKKIRNLERRLGHIKENISRYGNISVGGEASSSSNQSQLRREKMAPIVEETDVVGFDDETKTLVGRLTEGNVRRAVISITGMGGIGKTTLAKKVYNDIHVKKSFDFHAWVYVSQQCLVRELLLSIIKCFRALQRDEMEKTREEDLRQELSQYLQGKRYLVVIDDIWHRQAWDSLVSVFPDTENGSRVLLTTRNEDVARHADAQSTPHKLRLLDGNESWSLFCKKALPGNLAPTCPPNLEELGRKMVAKCGGLPLGIAVLGGVLSRKEKSVNSWEKAYWP from the exons ATGGAGAGTGTTGTTAAGTTGGTCATACAAAAATTGAACGATTTTGTAACGAAGGAAGCAGATTTGGTATTCGGAGTACATGATCAGATCATATCGGTTCGAGCCGATCTTGAATGGATGCGTGCCTTCCTCGAGGATGTCGATAGGGTTGGCAGAGAGAATAAAAGATTTAAGATTTGGGTGACTCAAATAAGAGACGTAACCTATGATGCTGAGGATGTCATCGACTCTTACATTGAACAGAAACGACGAGAAGATACAAGTGCTGGATTGATGAGATGCTTAAGTAGTTTTGCTGATTTCATCAAAGATATACCGGCCATCCTAGACGTTGGAAAGAAGATCCGCAACCTAGAAAGAAGGCTCGGCCATATCAAGGAGAACATATCACGGTACGGCAATATATCAGTTGGTGGagaagcttcatcttcttcaaatcaAAGCCAGCTGCGGAGGGAGAAGATGGCTCCCATCGTCGAGGAAACCGATGTGGTCGGTTTTGATGACGAGACAAAGACACTGGTGGGGCGGCTGACTGAAGGAAATGTGCGGCGTGCTGTGATTTCGATCACAGGTATGGGAGGGATAGGTAAGACTACTCTCGCAAAGAAAGTTTACAATGACATCCATGTAAAGAAGAGTTTCGATTTTCATGCTTGGGTGTATGTATCTCAACAATGTCTAGTCCGAGAGCTTTTACTGAGCATTATAAAATGCTTTAGAGCCCTCCAACGAGATGAAATGGAGAAGACGCGTGAGGAAGACTTGCGGCAGGAACTCTCTCAGTACTTACAAGGGAAGAGATATCTGGTGGTAATCGATGATATATGGCATAGACAAGCTTGGGACAGTTTGGTTTCTGTATTTCCAGATACGGAGAATGGCAGCAGAGTGCTGCTCACGACTCGCAATGAAGATGTAGCAAGGCACGCAGATGCACAGAGTACACCCCATAAACTCCGTTTGCTGGATGGAAACGAGAGCTGGTCACTATTTTGTAAGAAAGCACTTCCCGGGAATCTTGCTCCTACGTGCCCTCCAAATCTGGAAGAGTTGGGGAGAAAGATGGTCGCCAAATGTGGAGGTTTACCTCTAGGAATCGCAGTATTAGGAGGCGTGTTATCAAGAAAAGAGAAGTCAGTGAATTCGTGGGAGAAG GCATATTGGCCCTGA
- the LOC131255364 gene encoding probable disease resistance RPP8-like protein 4, with translation MPYYLKPCFLYFGAFPEDDEIYVPRLIQLWIAEGFVQRRGEEEMEDVAEDYLDELISRSMIQVGSRRSNGTVFICRIHDLLRDLSISEAKEERFLEVHGNMAPELPTKARGLAVTCGDINKSISLNCSTPQLRSLLRFSREDQMLEKPQLKIIWGAFKLLRVMDLRRVRISSLPDEIGYLIHLRYLCLIRTRLERLPSTITRLSNLRTLDLRGTNVHMLPDDIWKMEQIRHLHLLTTARLPVQISNVMQIHRVSNLQTLKYVKEGSWIEDGLEKLTNLRDLGIEGDLKMALSRSITKLASLRSLRLEASPNCSIPAFPSFSNHHHLFYMNLVGPFEKLPDVHEFPPNLTELFLRGSQLEHDQIGTLEMLPNLRRLCLLSKSYIGKEMVCSVGGFPLLDYLYIYDLDELEEWIVEEGAMPNLRRLEINKCRRLKMLPDGLRHISTLQDLQLRSMPEGFIERVRKDDGEDWFKIQHVPALTINP, from the coding sequence ATGCCCTACTACTTGAAGCCCTGTTTtctttattttggagcttttcctGAAGACGATGAAATCTATGTCCCCCGATTGATTCAGTTGTGGATAGCAGAAGGATTTGTgcagagaagaggagaagaagaaatggagGATGTTGCGGAGGATTACCTAGATGAGCTCATCAGTAGAAGCATGATTCAGGTGGGGAGCAGGAGGAGCAATGGAACGGTTTTTATATGCCGTATTCATGATCTTCTACGAGACCTCTCAATATCAGAAGCGAAGGAGGAGAGATTTCTGGAAGTGCATGGGAACATGGCGCCTGAATTACCTACAAAGGCACGCGGACTTGCAGTTACTTGTGGTGACATCAATAAGTCCATCTCTCTTAACTGCTCCACTCCACAACTACGCTCTTTGTTGCGCTTCAGTAGAGAGGATCAAATGCTGGAGAAACCGCAGTTGAAAATCATCTGGGGAGCTTTCAAATTGCTCAGGGTGATGGATCTCCGTCGGGTACGCATCTCTAGTCTCCCTGATGAAATAGGGTATCTAATCCACTTGAGGTACCTATGTCTCATCAGGACAAGGTTGGAAAGGCTACCATCCACCATAACTCGCCTCTCCAATTTACGGACTCTCGATCTACGAGGTACAAATGTCCACATGCTACCAGATGATATTTGGAAGATGGAACAGATAAGGCACCTACATCTATTAACTACGGCAAGACTTCCTGTTCAAATCAGCAACGTCATGCAAATCCATCGCGTAAGCAATCTCCAGACTCTAAAATATGTAAAGGAGGGCAGCTGGATAGAAGATGGATTGGAGAAACTAACCAATTTGAGAGATTTGGGAATAGAGGGAGATCTCAAAATGGCATTGTCCCGTTCCATTACTAAACTGGCAAGCCTCAGATCATTGCGGCTAGAGGCAAGTCCTAATTGCTCGATTCCAGCGTTTCCATCCttttcaaatcatcatcatctattttACATGAATTTGGTCGGACCCTTTGAGAAATTACCGGATGTGCATGAGTTCCCACCTAACCTCACAGAGCTATTCTTGAGGGGGTCCCAATTAGAGCATGACCAGATTGGAACGCTGGAGATGCTGCCGAACCTTCGGAGACTCTGTTTATTATCCAAATCATACATAGGAAAGGAAATGGTTTGCTCCGTCGGAGGGTTTCCACTGCTCGACTATTTATATATTTATGATTTGGATGAATTAGAGGAATGGATAGTGGAGGAAGGGGCGATGCCGAATCTTAGACGTTTAGAGATTAATAAATGCAGAAGATTGAAGATGCTTCCTGATGGATTGCGACATATCAGCACCCTTCAAGATTTGCAGTTAAGAAGCATGCCGGAAGGATTCATAGAAAGGGTGCGAAAAGACGATGGAGAGGACTGGTTTAAGATCCAACACGTACCCGCGCTCACCATCAACCCGTAG